The following coding sequences are from one Culex quinquefasciatus strain JHB chromosome 1, VPISU_Cqui_1.0_pri_paternal, whole genome shotgun sequence window:
- the LOC6031648 gene encoding probable peroxisomal membrane protein PEX13: MQPNTNFRNPILNEPRVFGGQYGLSTPAGIVSSNQPPPLPPRPVTSSMQMGYGSPYGGTRFGMPSSYGYSGFGGMGGYGGGYGGVGYGSMFGGGGYGGYGMSGPYPEHRFIQMAEESSRPAFENIQSLVGAIGNIAAMLDSTFFALTSSFRAVLGVAANFAHLRGVFAQFWTSFALIRWGVWAYRKVLYLLRITKTDPTTESFKEAFQMAETNGGGNPSGSGQKRGSSMSVVLFLGFILSAPYLLMKLFGGAETPDQSKNPREWKNPVEAVAIYNFDGANPGELTIRAGQPILIAPRTVQTEQNLLNTGWVLASVDNTTAGLIPVNYVQGAAAKVAQKDVTLHSEEQQQQPQSSDA; this comes from the exons ATGCAGCCCAACACCAACTTCCGGAACCCGATCCTGAACGAACCGCGCGTGTTCGGAGGCCAGTACGGGCTCAGCACGCCCGCAGGAATTGTGTCCTCGAACCAGCCGCCACCGCTCCCACCCCGGCCGGTCACCTCCTCCATGCAGATGGGCTACGGATCGCCTTACGGAGGAACCCGCTTCGGAATGCCCTCGTCCTATGGGTATTCCGGATTTGGCGGGATGGGTGGTTACGGTGGAGGGTACGGTGGGGTTGGATATGGCAGCATGTTTGGAGGCGGCGGTTACGGGGGGTACGGGATGAGCGGACCGTATCCGGAACATCG CTTCATTCAAATGGCCGAGGAGAGTTCGCGGCCGGCGTTCGAGAACATCCAGTCGCTGGTGGGCGCCATCGGGAACATTGCTGCCATGCTAGACTCGACGTTTTTCGCGTTGACTAGCTCGTTCCGGGCGGTGCTAGGAGTGGCGGCCAATTTTGCCCATCTGCGCGGCGTTTTTGCGCAGTTCTGGACCTCGTTCGCTCTGATTCGTTGGGGAGTTTGGGCGTACAGAAA AGTGCTGTATTTGCTCAGAATCACGAAAACCGACCCGACAACGGAAAGCTTCAAGGAAGCATTTCAAATGGCCGAAACGAACGGCGGTGGCAATCCATCGGGCAGCGGTCAAAAACGAGGTTCCTCCATGTCAGTGGTCCTGTTCCTAGGCTTTATCCTGTCTGCGCCGTACCTGCTGATGAAGCTGTTTGGCGGCGCCGAAACGCCCGATCAGTCGAAAAATCCTCGCGAATGGAAGAACCCCGTCGAGGCGGTGGCCATCTACAACTTTGACGGAGCCAACCCCGGTGAGCTGACCATACGGGCCGGCCAGCCAATCCTGATCGCGCCGCGGACCGTCCAAACCGAGCAGAACTTGCTGAACACGGGCTGGGTGCTGGCTTCGGTGGACAACACCACAGCCGGGCTGATTCCGGTCAACTATGTGCAGGGAGCGGCCGCCAAGGTTGCGCAAAAGGACGTTACGTTACATTCcgaagagcagcagcagcagccgcaaTCGAGCGATGCTTGA